The following DNA comes from Bacteroidota bacterium.
AATCTTCTGACGCTTTAATATTTAAGTTGAATTTTTCGTTTATAAAATCAATTTCTAAACGGCCTGAGAAAATGTATTCGTTTTCGTTTATTTTTTTGTCTTCCAGCTCAATTTTATCGTGTTCGTCTTCTATTTCACCAAAAATCTCCTCAATAATATCTTCTGTAGTTATTACTCCTGATGTGCCTCCAAATTCATCTACAACTACTGCTATATTTTTTCTATCTTTCATAAAAAGCTCAAGCAATTTGTTTGCAGGCATCGATTCCGGAACTATTGGCAATTGGATTATTTTTGACTTGATTGATTTCGGATTTTTGAATAGTTCTGATGAATGAAAATATCCAACAATATTATCAATATTATCTTTATAAATAAGAATTTTTGACAAACCTGTTTCTATAAATGTCTGAATAAGAAGTTCTATGCTTTCGTTTTTTTCGAGAGCAACAATTTCGGTACGAGGAATCATACATTCCCTGAGTTTTACATCAGAAAAATCGAGGGCATTTTGAAAGTATTTTATTTCTTGCTGAAGTTCTTCATTTTCTTCAGATTTTATATTTCCCTTGCCAATAAAATCATCCAAATCGACTTTTTCGAAAGCAACTTTTTCGGTGTTATTTTTAATACTTGCTTTCAAAAAACCTAAACTAAGATACGACAACCAGATTGTAAATTTCGCTATCGGGTAAAACAAATAATAAAAAAATGCAACCGGAATTGAAAAAACATTTAGTGCAATATTGGCGTTTGCCCGGAATACAGTTTTTGGAAGAAATTCTGCTGTAAAAAGTATAATAATTGTTGAAATAATTGTTTGAACACTTAACACAACAATTTCAACAGAAACAAATTTTAAAATAGTTGGTTCAAGAATTTTTGCCATTTGCATTGCAAAAATCACAAGGGCAATATTGTTTCCAACAAGCATAGTTGCAATATATTGTCCCTGATTTTTAGTAAAAACGCTTATAATGCCTGAGGTAAGAAATCCTTGCTTTTTCTCTACTTCAATTCTAAGCTTGTTCGATGAAACAAAAGCTATTTCCATTCCAGAAAAAAAAGCTGAAAAAACTAAGGATATAAGCGATATTAATATTTGTTCCAAACTATAATTCTATTATGAATATTTTTTGCACAATTTTGTTCTTACTATTTTATTGATTCAAAATAATTAATTTCATTCTTTTAAATTAATTATCGATTTTGTTTTTCTAATTGTCCAGTAGTCGAAGTTTTGGTCT
Coding sequences within:
- a CDS encoding HlyC/CorC family transporter, which gives rise to MEQILISLISLVFSAFFSGMEIAFVSSNKLRIEVEKKQGFLTSGIISVFTKNQGQYIATMLVGNNIALVIFAMQMAKILEPTILKFVSVEIVVLSVQTIISTIIILFTAEFLPKTVFRANANIALNVFSIPVAFFYYLFYPIAKFTIWLSYLSLGFLKASIKNNTEKVAFEKVDLDDFIGKGNIKSEENEELQQEIKYFQNALDFSDVKLRECMIPRTEIVALEKNESIELLIQTFIETGLSKILIYKDNIDNIVGYFHSSELFKNPKSIKSKIIQLPIVPESMPANKLLELFMKDRKNIAVVVDEFGGTSGVITTEDIIEEIFGEIEDEHDKIELEDKKINENEYIFSGRLEIDFINEKFNLNIKASEDYNTIAGYILFHYESIPNLHDKIKIRNFEFEILDIGNSRIERVKMLKK